A window from Chryseobacterium vaccae encodes these proteins:
- the rpsO gene encoding 30S ribosomal protein S15 yields MYLTTEKKQEIFAKHGKSAQDTGSAEGQIALFTFRINHLSGHLKGNHKDFNTEKSLVKLVGKRKRLLDYLKNKDIARYRAIIAELGLRK; encoded by the coding sequence ATGTACTTAACAACAGAAAAAAAGCAGGAAATTTTCGCAAAACACGGAAAATCTGCACAGGACACAGGAAGTGCTGAAGGACAAATTGCACTTTTCACTTTCAGAATTAACCACCTTTCAGGTCACCTAAAAGGTAACCACAAAGATTTTAACACAGAGAAATCTCTTGTTAAATTGGTAGGTAAAAGAAAAAGATTACTAGATTACCTTAAAAATAAAGATATCGCAAGATACAGAGCGATCATCGCTGAACTAGGTTTAAGAAAATAG